The nucleotide sequence GCTTTGTCGTTGGTAAACATTCGGGTCGCCATCTTGTGCTGAGTGTGTTGCAACGGCACGGCATCATCCTCAATTCCGAAGAAATTCAAGCGGTGCTGGAAGCGGTACGTCGTCAGGCGGTCAAGGTTAAGCGCAATCTCACCGTTGAAGAACTGTTAGGTTTAGTTCCCCAAGCGAGGTCATACGCCCATGCAAACGGATGAAATTGAAATTGATTCACCCCCCACGTTTGAAATTGGTCAGAAGGTGCGATCGCGCAAACTGATTCGCAACGATGGAACATTCCCGGGTAAAGACATTGGTGCAACCTTAGCCCGCAAGGGAGATGTGGGTTATGTGGTTAGCATTGGTACCTTCCTGCAAAGCTCTTACATTTATGCTGTTCACTTCATGACCACAGGATATATAGTCGGTTGTCGCAAAAAAGAACTTGAACTTGCGGAGGAAATCCAATGAAAGTCATGCTCCGTCGCAATTGCGCTGGACATCTGGTGGTCTATGTCGCCAAGAAAGATCTGGAGGAAGAAGTGGTGAAAGAAGTGGAGGCAGACTGCGAAACAATCTTCACCCTGGCAAATGGGTGGGAACTGGCGATCGCTGGATTAGAAGAACCCCTCAAATTACCGAAAACAGTTGAAGCCAGAAGAATTGCTTAGGGTCGTGGATTAAATAAACTGAAAAACTGAGGCTTCTACCACGGGGCGTTGCTGAAAAGCGGGATAAATTGAAACGAAGTTTCAAGTATCCAGCACCTTTTTCATCCCCAGATTCAGCAATGCCTTCTACCACAGAGACACGGAGAGCACCGGGGAATTGCTCTGTGTCTCTGTAGCGAATGGCACTGGCACAAAAGGTGAGAGATCTCCAACTTCTCGAAGAAGTTGGAGATCTGGGCGATTGTATTTAGCTTAATTCAGCGTCATTCGACTTCAAGCGATTATTTCAGCGCCATCCTCTTCTGGTATTGCCCCGGTTGACGCTTCAGGCAGGTCAGCAGCCGTCTCCCTTTCTTCCGGTTCGGTGTCATCCTCTCCTGGTATTGCCCCGGTTGACGCTTCAGGCAGGTCAGCAGCCGTCTCCCCTTCTTCCGGTTCGGTGTCATCCTCTTCTGGTATTGCCCCGATTGACGCTTCAGACAGGTCAGCAGCCGTTTCCCCTTCTTCCGGTTCAGTTTTTGTTTCCTCTTCGACCTGGGCAATCTCAGTTTTGGGAACAAACTCTTCGTCAGTCCTGGCCTGAATGTCCGGAGCCTTATCTTCAGGGGCAGATTTAGCCGCAGGTTGAACAACAGGCTCAGGTTTTTGCTTTGAGATTGAGGGTTTTACAGGAGCAGAGGGTTGGCTTGCCTGTGAAGCGTTGCTTGCAGGTACATCAGTTGGAACCCTGGCAGATACCTCCTCAATCGAGGGGATGGTTTTTGTAAGCACCAGAGTGTGGATAATTCCCCGGTCCAGGTGTTGCTTGTTGGATCGCTGGGAAAGTTCAACAATTTTCTGACCCAATCGTTCTCCAAGCAGTTGAGCTGTCTCTATGTTGAGGATAGGTTGGCTGGAGAGTCTGGTGACCAGATGACTCAATTCTTTATTCCCTGCACGGGAAGAACCAATACCACTCTCGGCAATTACCTTCTTCGCATTTTTCTGAATGGCGCGTTCAATTTGCTTATTGTTCATCTTGCTTATTGTTCATCGGGAGTGCCTGACTGCAAACTCAAATCAGCCTACACCACCCCGACTGGATCCCCTTGCCATCTCCAATACATTGGCACTGTGACAGGGCACAGATCACCACTCCTAACCCTCATGGCTAATGGTCTGTCAAGAATTATTTTGTGGGTTGAAAACCCCAAAATAATAACCTTTTCCTGACCCCAGACTCACCATTTCAAGGTTGACAAACCACTAGTGCAGGTTGCCGAAAATAACCCACCAGTTTCAGGTTGAACCACAAAGACACAACGCACACCAAGAAACTTTGTGTCCCTTCGTGCCTTTGTGGTGAAAAACTTCTGCCGCAATGCACTAGCTATACACAGTAGCAGATGGAACAGATTGGGGTAGAGATTCTGACATTACCCGATCTGCGGAAACTGGCAGCAGTTGAACAGCGCAGGCTTTCAGTTCCGGTTGCCCGGAGTCGGGGCAGGCATGGTGATGGGTGAGGGCGTTTGCCTCTGCATCTTCTGCCCACATCGCCCCCCAGTGCATTGGCACGAACACCGTGCCAGGAGCGATCGCCGTTGTCACCGTTGCTGGAAACCGCGCCATTCCCCGGCGCGATCGCACCTCTACCAGTTCCCCGTCGAGGATGCCCAGTTTTTCTGCATCACGAGGATGAATTTCAATGAATGGACTGTCATACATTTCACTGGTTTTCTGGATCCGCCCTGTGCGCGTTTGTGTATGCCAGTGACCGTAGAGTCTGCCTGTAGTCAAAATAAATGGGTAGTTGTCATCTGGCGGTTCCGCCAGACCGCGTGAGTGGTATGCCGCAAATCGTGCCCGCCCGTCGGGCGTAGGGAAGCGAAGATCAGTATAGAGGCGAGGGGTAGAGGGAGGAGAGGGGAGAGGAGAGAGGGGAGCGGGGTGGGGAGTATCGGGTATGGAGGATTGAACACGATCCCCCGTATCCGATACCCGATACCGGGTCCCCTGCTCCGGCAGGGGCCAGTGCAGAGGACCTTCCGCTGCCAGGCGCTCATGGCTCATGCCAGACATATCACAGGGGCGATCGCGGGTGAGCTGGACAAACTCCGCGAAAACCTGGGAGGCAGTTTGAAAGGCAAATTGTCTGGTAAAACCGAGGCGGCGACCGACTTCTGCAAAAATTTCCCAGTCAGGGCGGGACTCCCCAGGAGGGTTACGAAATTTCTGACAGAGGGTGACTCGCCGTTCCGAGTTGGTCATGGTGCCTGTTTCTTCACCCCACTGGGAGGCAGGCAGCAGCACATGGGCATAGGCAGAGGTTTCCGTCGGGTAGTAGCAGTCCTGATAAACGGTAAAGGGCGATCGTCGCAGGGCTGCCTTGGTGCGTTCCAGGTCAGGCATACTCACCACCGGATTGGTAGCGGCGATCCAGAGGAACTGCACCTCTCCTGTTTCCAGCCCGGTGATTATGTCCCAGGCAGTCCGACCGGGCACCGACTGGATACTTCCGGCAGGCAATTCCCAGGCTTGCTCAACCTCAGCCCGATGTTGAGCATCGCTGACAGAACGATATCCCGGCAGCAGGTAAGAC is from Leptothermofonsia sichuanensis E412 and encodes:
- a CDS encoding nitrogen fixation protein NifZ; amino-acid sequence: MQTDEIEIDSPPTFEIGQKVRSRKLIRNDGTFPGKDIGATLARKGDVGYVVSIGTFLQSSYIYAVHFMTTGYIVGCRKKELELAEEIQ
- a CDS encoding molybdopterin oxidoreductase family protein → MTTSSSTKTLCPYCGVGCGLEVVPAAKASEDGAAINRWQVRGDRTHPSSHGMVCVKGATVLESLDKDRLLYPMLRDSLDQPFRRVCWDEALERVCDRIQSVRAEYGPDALCMYGSGQFQTEEYYVAQKLMKGCLGSNHFDANSRLCMSSAVAGYIQSLGSDGPPCCYDDLDLTDCAFLIGTNTAECHPIVFNRLRKHHKKNPHVKLIVVDPRRTTTADAADLHLAIRPGTDIDLLNGIAHLLLQWGAIDRDFIESHTSGFEAFAQVIRHYSPQIVAERCQITPAEVETAARYWSESQRVLSMWSMGVNQSSEGTAKVRAIINLHLMTGMIGKPGAGPFSLTGQPNAMGGREAGGLSYLLPGYRSVSDAQHRAEVEQAWELPAGSIQSVPGRTAWDIITGLETGEVQFLWIAATNPVVSMPDLERTKAALRRSPFTVYQDCYYPTETSAYAHVLLPASQWGEETGTMTNSERRVTLCQKFRNPPGESRPDWEIFAEVGRRLGFTRQFAFQTASQVFAEFVQLTRDRPCDMSGMSHERLAAEGPLHWPLPEQGTRYRVSDTGDRVQSSIPDTPHPAPLSPLPSPPSTPRLYTDLRFPTPDGRARFAAYHSRGLAEPPDDNYPFILTTGRLYGHWHTQTRTGRIQKTSEMYDSPFIEIHPRDAEKLGILDGELVEVRSRRGMARFPATVTTAIAPGTVFVPMHWGAMWAEDAEANALTHHHACPDSGQPELKACAVQLLPVSADRVMSESLPQSVPSATVYS
- the nifT gene encoding putative nitrogen fixation protein NifT, which translates into the protein MKVMLRRNCAGHLVVYVAKKDLEEEVVKEVEADCETIFTLANGWELAIAGLEEPLKLPKTVEARRIA